The Moorena producens PAL-8-15-08-1 genomic interval CTGCCTTAGCTGGTAACTTCTGAGGTGACTTGTGAACTAACTTGTAAGTTATTGGTGATTTAAAGATTGCTAAGGACGGTTAGCACTATTAGCCATCTATAGCAGTTCTCAATTGGTTGAGGTAAATTTTGGATTTAGGCAAAAGGCAAGAGGCAAGAGGCAAGAGGTAAAAAATCTTTTGTATCTCATAACTATTAGATACGCTATATTCAGATCAGGGATTAGAGCTTTAAAACTAATCCCTGATCTATTCCATAGTATTAATCGCCTCAAGCTTAAGCAAAAATTCTTCTGTCAACTTGTAGAACGCTTTAGAGCCAGCAGAATTAGGATGAGCGATAACGACAGGACTAAAACTATCTACGGCTTTAGCAACATTAACATCCATGGGAATACGAATTTTAAAAATTTGGTTGCTATCGAAATCGTTATCAACTCGCCTCATCACTTGCTTATAGTACCTACCCATTAGTCCTCCGCCTGACAAAATAAAGATAATCCCCAACAGCTGCAAGTTAAGAGGACTGTCTTGCTGATGACTTTCTTTGAGCCTGGCAATCCGTCTTTCTAGGAGTTGAATTCCTACAATAGATAAAGGTTCTGGTCTGGCTGGTAGCAGATAGAAATCACTAGCCACAATGCCACTGCGAGTCAAAAGATTGTAGCCAGGAGCGCAATCTAAAATAATAAAGTCATAGTTAGGGATAATCGGCTCTAATATCCCTCTGATTAATAGACTTTCAAAGCGGCTCCAAACCTTACTAAATTCCACCTCCCCTTCCTGAATAGATTGCTTATGGAGTAGATCAGAAACTACATATTCATCATAAAGCTCAATATCTCCTGGCAATAAATCCAATCCTTTGATATTACAATTATCAGTTTGAATAATATCCTCAATTGTTAAGCGACTGCGATAGCTAGGTTTAGTGACTTTGTCAATTAACCGACTTAATGTCCGCCTTCCTTTTCTAGCTTTAGCAAATGCTTGGGGCTGCATTAAGCTCAAGGTTCCACTAATTTGGGTATCTAAATCGACTACCAACACCCGCTTATTATGATTTTTGGCTAAGCAAGTCGCCAAATTGACGGTGAGGGTGGTTTTGCCCACACCACCTTTCATATTGACTGTACTAATAACTAATCCCATTTATTAACGTGATCTTGCCATGACACTATTTATTATCATTAAGTATTCTTGGTTACTAGGCAAGAATTCTGATGGTAATGGTTAATTTACCCTTGGGCAGTGCGCAATCATCCGGTAAGTTGTCGAGAGTTACACTGGAATCCTCGGTTGAATCCTCAGCTGATGTCATCGTTGTGTATCGTGGTGATTCTATTCGAGAATTCAGTTGTCATAGCCAGATTTGTTTTGTATCCTGACAAAATACCCCCCAATTTTGGGGGGGATTTCAGCCAGGGAAAAGGTTTTTGGCGAAACGTTAATGTTATGAAACCTTTTCCCTTCTCTTTTTTAGACTAATCGGAAACTAAGGGTTCTTAAACTTACCTTGGGAAAATTTTTAGATAATGTTACTGAGATTGATGGTGAGATTGATTTCCCCGTTTTCCTTTGAGCATGGAAGCAGCGCCAAAAGCACCAAATACTAACATACCCAATACAGAGGTAGGTTCGGGAACTTTAACACCACCATTGATGAAGAATAATGTCCGGTCATACACCTTGCTACCAACGTCTCGGCCTAACTGTCTGCCGAAGATATCTCCATCATCGAAGTGAATGCTACCGTAGATGCGAGAACGACCAGCTTGATCAGCAGCATCGGAAAATGTATCCCAAAACAAGGTGACTTTATCCGTGGGAGTAAAACCAGGTTCAAAAAGAGAGGAACCAGGGGCAAAGGTTACTGAATTGCCGAAGTAATCACTACCAGTAAATAGCTTAAAAATCTGAGCCGCAGCAGCACTGAAAGCACTATGTCCTGAGGTAAATTCCGCAAAAGGAGGAGATGGATCGGCACCAGGAGTTTGGTAGGTAATGAAATCACTGGCTAATAGCTTTATGGTTCCTACTCCTGGTCCACCATAAGATTCGATCACAAAGCCTCCTAGCTCTTGATCGAATTCACCGATTAAGCCCAGCTCACCGAGTTCGCGAATTGCTCGGACGGGACGAGTATAGTCGTAGAAGACTTTTGCTTCCCAAGTAGCAATACCCGCATCCAAAACTGCATTCCCCAGACCAAAGTAAAGTTGGATATCTTGATCTAGGGTTTGGTTATCCCGTTCTGAGACGAATGAACCAAAACCGAGCCAAGTTCCAGGAGGGAAGGGGGTGCCAGAGGGGTCTTCCCAAAACTCAGCTACTAGTTTTTGCTCATCGGTGAGATTAGCGCTGACCTCAACGATGCGCTCAGCTTGCTTAATAAACCCAGGGTTAACAACGTCAGTATTAACCTCCCCGTCTTGCTTAAAGAGACTAACCTCTGTGCCATCCTTAAGGGTGACGGTACGCTTCTCTCGATTCAGAGTACCCTCTACACGCAGAAAAGGTTCTGGTGCTGCTGGTCGAAATTCAGACCCAGATTTCAATGCAAAGGGAGTAATCTTGCCCCACTGGGGAGTCAAAAACCGTTGCAGCCTGGCATCCGGGCTGCCAATTGGTACCCGTTCTGGTGTCCAGCGAGTGATATCAACGACGTTATTGGAACTGTTCACGGGCTTATAGCCAGTGGTGTCAGAGTAAGGAACACCAAGTGTACCCTTTGGGTCATTCCCTAACTGGTTGGAACCATCTTGACGTCGGAACTGCAATAAGCTGTTAGCTACTGTCTTACCAACGTTGGTAGCAGTAGGGATAGAAGCAGAGTTGCCAGCAAGCGATCGCAGATCAGTCAGAAGCGAATCGAAGGAAGCAACCTCAGAGGGGAAAAGGTCCGAGAGGACGCTATGAGCCGCATAGCTAATCGCTAGAGACTTATTTTCTAGGGTGTTTTCAATATCAGGACGTTGCAGAGTATCCCCAAGAGTGGTGCTAATCGGCGTTCCTTCATAAGCCGACCAGGCATCGTACATGGCAGTACCCAAGATGCCATAAGCCCGGGAGGCTCCTGTCGGACCCAATTGGGGGTTATTTTCTACGGCCCTCAACGCTTGATTCACCCACAAATTAGCACTGTTGTCTAGTGTTAGGTCTATAGCTTGTGCTGGCAAACCAAGGGATAGCCCTGCGGTTGTTACTCCAATGGTTAGGAGTGAGGATAGATGCTGTCGTTTTTTCCGCCCTTGATGGTGAGCCGAAAATAAATTTTTCATATTTACACCCGTGACTGGTTGTTTTTCAAAAGACCTTTTGCAAAAGTCAATTTCTACAAAGCAACTACAGTAGTTATCAGCCTGTTGTTGGCTTTTTATGCAAAAGGTCTAAAAATTGGATGGTAGATTGGACGGTAGCCAAACGTCGTTGCCGAACGGATTGGTTACCTAGGGCTTGATGATTAACTCTGAAAGCATTGACAGATAAAGGTTTTAGCCTTTTTGGGTCGAAACAAGTGCAAGCAAATCGGTCTAAAAAGCTCAAAAAGTTAGGATTTTGGGCAGACAAGGGCAGAAAAATCAAGGGAGAATTCTTCGGACTACCTTCTATATAATTCTCCTAACTCCTAACTCCTGACTCCTGACTCCTGACTCAATCCCTTACCAAAAGACTTTTTCAGCAAATCCTACCTAGGAAAAAGCAATGATGATATCAGGTCGTCTCACCAATTTAGGATAAAATTTAGGACAGGACTTACACACAGACTCCATGGGTAGGGTGGGTAAAACCTTTTCCACTCTACAAGTAGCGTTAAATTGAGGGATTTGCGTAAGTCCTATCGGATAAATAGTCTCTCGAGAAGACTATCAGTAAAAACACGGACGTCTTGCGGTTGAATCAAGTACCAAAACAGACTAGGGACTCTGGCCATAAATTCCTTAGATCTGCTTGATTACTCTGAGTCTTTGGGAGTTCTCCGTACTTGATCCATAGGTCAAAATTTTTGGCTAGATTTAAATCCTTCACATTTATCATCCGTATTTTCACAAAAAACGTCAATTATCATCCGTAAAATTACTGATAACTTTAAGAACGCTTATTGATAATTTAAAAAAAATTCACAAAAGATATCCATATTTTCACAAGTTTCAAAAAAAGTGGTAATCGTAATGATTAGAGTTACCGCTACCATAGTAAACCCAGACAAAATCCCGACCATAATTAGCTCGATCCCCCAGAGGCTAAAACTATGACTAGGTCAGGTTTACTACTTTAAGTTGGGACCTATTATTAATCTGGTTTCTGTTATTGATTCGATTTGGCCAAGCTGATGGTGATGATCTTCACAAATTAGTCTCGTATGTTCACAGAAAAAATTCTTGGTCATAATCAGAGTTACTAATCACGACCAGTAGTTTTCACAAATTATTAGGTTTTGTTAACCTAATTGTCACAATCTTCACAGAGTTCGGATTTTGATTAATAACTCCCCAAAATTGTGGATATTTCAGCTAGGGAAAAGGTATTTGGCGAAATTTGAACTGTTATGAAACCTTTTCCCTTTTCTCTTTTAGCTTTATTGACTTTAATCAGTAACAAGCTACATTCATCATTAGGACTTACGCAAATCCCTCAATTTAACGCTACCTGTAGGGTGGGCAAGGTTTTGCCCACCCTACCCATGGATTCTGTGCGTAAGTC includes:
- a CDS encoding ParA family protein — translated: MGLVISTVNMKGGVGKTTLTVNLATCLAKNHNKRVLVVDLDTQISGTLSLMQPQAFAKARKGRRTLSRLIDKVTKPSYRSRLTIEDIIQTDNCNIKGLDLLPGDIELYDEYVVSDLLHKQSIQEGEVEFSKVWSRFESLLIRGILEPIIPNYDFIILDCAPGYNLLTRSGIVASDFYLLPARPEPLSIVGIQLLERRIARLKESHQQDSPLNLQLLGIIFILSGGGLMGRYYKQVMRRVDNDFDSNQIFKIRIPMDVNVAKAVDSFSPVVIAHPNSAGSKAFYKLTEEFLLKLEAINTME
- a CDS encoding vanadium-dependent haloperoxidase; this translates as MKNLFSAHHQGRKKRQHLSSLLTIGVTTAGLSLGLPAQAIDLTLDNSANLWVNQALRAVENNPQLGPTGASRAYGILGTAMYDAWSAYEGTPISTTLGDTLQRPDIENTLENKSLAISYAAHSVLSDLFPSEVASFDSLLTDLRSLAGNSASIPTATNVGKTVANSLLQFRRQDGSNQLGNDPKGTLGVPYSDTTGYKPVNSSNNVVDITRWTPERVPIGSPDARLQRFLTPQWGKITPFALKSGSEFRPAAPEPFLRVEGTLNREKRTVTLKDGTEVSLFKQDGEVNTDVVNPGFIKQAERIVEVSANLTDEQKLVAEFWEDPSGTPFPPGTWLGFGSFVSERDNQTLDQDIQLYFGLGNAVLDAGIATWEAKVFYDYTRPVRAIRELGELGLIGEFDQELGGFVIESYGGPGVGTIKLLASDFITYQTPGADPSPPFAEFTSGHSAFSAAAAQIFKLFTGSDYFGNSVTFAPGSSLFEPGFTPTDKVTLFWDTFSDAADQAGRSRIYGSIHFDDGDIFGRQLGRDVGSKVYDRTLFFINGGVKVPEPTSVLGMLVFGAFGAASMLKGKRGNQSHHQSQ